The following are encoded together in the Chiloscyllium plagiosum isolate BGI_BamShark_2017 chromosome 1, ASM401019v2, whole genome shotgun sequence genome:
- the si:ch73-234b20.5 gene encoding uncharacterized protein si:ch73-234b20.5 isoform X4: protein MVSLSNRQYLYLCSVSFSGRRRGNHLASALPTGWPFDENSVIHLLHINQPFQHFLFHYTHRPKAGAAPPPTMASCSMDPGPEKLSHIQGQVNDVKGIMSQNIEKVLERGEKLDDLIIKTDDLQASFIRTIRKKDQGKRKTIFSNCLRRHH, encoded by the exons ATGGTTTCACTCAGTAACAGGCAATACCTGTACCTATGTTCTGTGAGCTTCAGTGGAAGGAGGAGGGGAAATCATCTCGCATCGGCTCTGCCTACAGGCTGGCCCTTCGATGAAAATTCTGTCATCCATCTGTTACATATTAACCAGCCgtttcaacattttctctttcattACACTCATCGGCCAAAAGCAGGAGCAGCTCCACCACCAACAATG GCCAGCTGCAGTATGGATCCAGGCCCTGAGAAGTTGTCTCACATACAGGGTCAGGTGAATGATGTAAAGGGCATCATGTCACAGAACATTGAAAAGGTTCTGGAAAGAGGAGAAAAACTGGATGACCTGATCATTAAGACAGATGATCTCCAAGCATCT TTCATTAGGACAATTCGCAAGAAGGACCAAGGTAAAAGGAAAACAATCTTTTCAAACTGTCTGAGAAGACATCACTGA